A single genomic interval of Tsukamurella paurometabola harbors:
- a CDS encoding LacI family DNA-binding transcriptional regulator, producing the protein MAHSHPIREIARQAGVSEATVDRVLHGRAGVREGTAAQVRQAIADLDRQRSQLRLSGRRFMLDLVMQTPRRFSDLTRDALEAELPTLRPAVFRARYHVREEWEPGALIAELDDIARRGSHGVVLKAPDTPGVAAAIGRLTARRIPVVTVVTDVPQSTRIAYVGMDNHAAGATAAHLVTRWVGESPGALLVVTSGRLFRGEEERETGFRSEIRRTDPRRRVVGIDDTGGLDAVCRREVAAVLAREPVIAAVYSPGGGNRGIVAAFDEAERTYRGYIGHDLAESNRELLLAGRISAVLHHDLRADLRGAAHAIMAFHGAIDGPQRPRPTAIQIVVPPNLAAVDG; encoded by the coding sequence GTGGCGCACTCCCACCCGATCCGCGAGATCGCGCGGCAGGCGGGCGTCAGCGAAGCCACCGTCGACCGCGTGTTGCACGGCCGCGCCGGTGTGCGCGAGGGGACGGCCGCGCAGGTCCGCCAGGCGATCGCGGACCTCGATCGGCAACGCTCCCAGCTGCGGTTGTCGGGGCGGCGGTTCATGCTCGATCTCGTCATGCAGACCCCGCGCCGATTCTCGGACCTGACCAGGGACGCGTTGGAGGCCGAGCTCCCCACCCTGCGCCCCGCGGTCTTCCGCGCCCGCTACCACGTGCGGGAGGAATGGGAACCGGGGGCGCTGATCGCGGAGCTCGACGACATCGCGCGGCGCGGCAGTCACGGCGTCGTGCTCAAGGCGCCCGACACCCCCGGCGTCGCGGCGGCGATCGGGCGGCTCACCGCGCGTCGCATCCCCGTGGTCACCGTGGTCACCGATGTCCCGCAGAGCACGCGGATCGCGTACGTGGGTATGGACAACCACGCGGCGGGCGCCACCGCCGCGCACCTCGTCACCCGGTGGGTGGGGGAGTCGCCGGGAGCCCTGCTCGTCGTGACCAGCGGGCGGCTCTTCCGCGGCGAGGAGGAACGGGAGACGGGCTTTCGCAGCGAGATCCGCCGGACCGATCCGCGGCGGCGCGTCGTGGGCATCGACGACACGGGAGGCCTCGACGCGGTGTGCCGGCGGGAGGTGGCGGCGGTGCTCGCCCGAGAGCCCGTGATCGCCGCCGTCTACTCCCCGGGCGGCGGGAACCGCGGCATCGTCGCCGCCTTCGACGAGGCCGAGCGGACGTACCGCGGCTACATCGGTCACGACCTGGCCGAATCGAACCGGGAACTACTGCTGGCGGGCCGGATCTCGGCCGTGCTGCACCACGACCTGCGCGCGGACCTGCGCGGCGCGGCTCACGCGATCATGGCCTTCCACGGCGCGATCGACGGCCCGCAGCGGCCACGGCCCACCGCGATCCAGATCGTCGTGCCGCCGAACCTCGCGGCGGTGGACGGCTAG
- a CDS encoding GntR family transcriptional regulator, whose amino-acid sequence MSPAPVSVELDRTSPVPLYYQLAQALERSILNGELVPGDRIENEIDLAKRLTLSRPTARQAIQALVDKGLLVRKRGVGTQVVRNEVHRAVELTSLYEDLIAAGQTPSTELLDYRLGRPDEEIADELGIEHDAQVVSIRRLRSADDVPLAILTNYIPAELAPAPDELQSKGLYQCLRGRGITIAQAQQRIGARISDDDESRLLDEPAGGAVLTMQRVAFNESGTAIELGRHVYRASRYFFDVSVFSR is encoded by the coding sequence CCAACTGGCACAGGCCCTCGAGCGATCGATCCTCAACGGCGAGCTCGTGCCCGGCGACCGCATCGAGAACGAGATCGACCTGGCCAAGCGACTCACCCTGTCCCGCCCGACGGCGCGACAGGCGATCCAGGCGCTGGTGGACAAGGGGCTGCTGGTCCGCAAGCGCGGAGTCGGCACCCAGGTGGTGCGCAACGAGGTGCACCGCGCGGTCGAACTCACCAGCCTCTACGAGGACCTGATCGCCGCCGGCCAGACGCCGTCGACGGAACTCCTCGACTACCGCCTCGGCAGGCCCGACGAGGAGATCGCGGACGAGCTCGGCATCGAGCACGACGCACAGGTCGTGTCGATCCGTCGGCTCCGCAGCGCGGACGACGTCCCCCTCGCGATCCTCACCAACTACATCCCCGCCGAACTCGCCCCTGCCCCCGACGAGCTGCAGAGCAAGGGCCTGTACCAGTGCCTGCGTGGGCGCGGCATCACGATCGCCCAGGCGCAGCAGCGGATCGGCGCCCGCATCTCCGACGACGACGAGTCGCGCCTGCTCGACGAGCCCGCAGGCGGCGCCGTGCTGACGATGCAGCGCGTCGCCTTCAACGAGTCCGGCACCGCGATCGAACTGGGCCGCCACGTCTACCGCGCGTCGCGCTACTTCTTCGACGTCTCGGTGTTCAGCCGCTAG